The Ptychodera flava strain L36383 chromosome 16, AS_Pfla_20210202, whole genome shotgun sequence region AATGTAAAACGCGGGAAAAACAACTTTAAGTAATACGTGCCTGGTAAATCAGAAGTATATTCATATTTACTAAAGTTCACTATTTCACAGTGTGCGTGTGaataacacaaaataaaatcactaTTGCACTATTAAATTCTTTCCCCTCGCTTAAGTAAAAATTGGCCACAAGAAAAAGACATTTCGGTTTAAAAATTTTCGCGTTTTCACTGGCCAAAACATCTTTACTCAATCGgacaataaatatataaataattaataaaacaaataaatcgaaaaataaaaacacgaAAACCTATTGCACTGCAATGTGTACATGATAAAACTTACAGGAAAGCTCTTTCAAAAACTTAAGATTGCACTAGTCCAACCAACAAACGAGATTTTTGTGAAGTTTCTCTATTCAACATTTGAAGACGCGGTTGGATTTAATGTTCTCAAAAAGTTGAATTCGTCACTGCCATGAAAACAACTTGGGTTGCAATCGTAACGTTCTTCCCAAAATGTGCCACGTTAGGTATGTTTTGTATCCAGTATCAATACAACACACGTGGTCCTCTCGATGGAGCAGCTAGAAACCGCGTTGGAGGAGAGGAGAGATTCAACtttcaacacacacacatacacacgatGCGCCGTCTCAGTATTGCGGTTGGTCCAGCCAGGATGGACTGTGCGGGAATTCTGCGTAGCCTTGGTGGGGCGCGCCGTTAGGAATGTCAGAGCCCGCAACCACACGCATAGCCTCCCCGACACCCTGACTGCTGGTGCTAATCATTCCCGGCATGCCTCCCGGTCCGTCGGCAAACACCATACCCGGTACGATGCGCGGAGGGTTGCCGGGCATGTTGGGTGAGTGTGACATCGGGTAACCGTCCTCGCTTTGCATATAGCGGTTTTCAACGTACGTACTGCCGTTGTGCATATGTGATAGCGGTGATGGTTCCTGCTCTAGTCCGCTATCGTATAACGTGGAATTATTGTTGTTCGCACTTATACTCATTTCGTCTGGAAGAGAAGAAAAATAAGTTTCCTTAAAAATGGGCAAATGTTAACACAGGAAAAAATATCACCCCTTAAAAATGCCATGAGGTTTTGTGCAAATCTTTTATTTGAGACGGTCCCTTCTCGGGTATGTTCAGATCACATCCCAAGCCCGCCAATCTGAGTGTCGCTATTGCATGTATTGAACAATACGTCTTTACAAGGATGAACGCGACGAATAGAATCCGTGGTATGTTTAGAGCAATTATTGGCAGCTGTAAATTTGTAAAGActtccaaaaaaaaatcaaggaaTGGTGTTTTTGCTGACTTGTATTTCTGACGAACAGTGACACCAGTGGAACTTCGTTATCATAATGTGAGCATTatagaaaatcgaaaatctaaGCTTATAGACTTTTAAGTTTGAAAAGACATTAATAGCATTCTCGACGGACAAAACATTCCCTTTCGCCTACTTTAAGACTAACGAAGAAACAACTCAGGAAATGTGATACGCTGTATACATAATTGGCGTGTTCTGTTGAGTGTGTAGGCATCGCGTGTttgcaacaaataaaaaaatgtgttttcggTAACATGCCTCTGAAAATCAGGGTAGTAAGAAGATGGGaggatttcttttattttcctttttgttgACTGAGACCCATGAAATACGGTCAGATTTAGAAATGTACTCGAATATTTTTAATGCGAAAAAAATATATCCAGGGTGGACGGGTTTTTCAAGAGTGGGTCGGGTTACTGGAAACATATTTTTGCAGCCTTAGCCGTGTTCCGGATATGAATTACTACACTGCAAGCGTCTTTTACGGGCAGATCGCACTACAAAGTCCGTTGTACCGTACATAAGCTGTCCATCCCCGGCTTTAATTACTTGACTCAGagtaaaattttcttttctccgGGGCGAGGGGGTTAGAATTCGTCGTTCCATGCCACTAGTTAGAATTTGCGGTAGGAAGAATTACCGATACGGAACAGAGAGCCTCCACCGTAACGCTTACAATGATATCGAACTCTCAAAAGTCCGAAGCGTGgttttattaaccctttgaggtCTGtggtaattttctcccgccaaaattttagtgcaaaattttaccaatttttatgaatttttctgtaattttttgataattttggacctaaTGGACATCACACTTTACTTGCTAcagtttttcctcaaaattttggcaaaaatcggacaaaaattgactggggtttcttttataaaggggacaaaaatagactttggcgctcaaaggattaaacaCTGTGACAGctgacaaattaaaaaaaaatacggATCACATGTGACCGGTGTTCTGGCATGGTTCAAAAAATGGGCGTCATTGCCGCACGCGGCGTCATGGGAAtactgcaattttgttttttgcggATAACGGGCGACGGAGGTTGAGTCGAGGTCAGCCCTCGGAACGAACGGCGCGTAAAATAATGATAAGAATTTTAAGAGAAAACCGTAAGTCGATGATTAGTTCAGGAGACACCAACAGGGAGAGAAAGATTGCAACGGCGGGGTCAAACTTGGGGTCATTTAATCTGGCAACTAAATCTCCACCTAGCCCGTGACAGTAATTTCCCAGTACCCACCTACCGCTTTAAACGAAAAGCCACAATTTAAAAAGAGAGAGggagaaagtaaaaaaaattaaacggGTGTCGGATCGGAATAAATGTGGCATTCTTACAAAGAGCGATTTAATTTAGTGCCGTGGAGAATGGAATTTTGCGTCCTCTCGCTCAAATCGGATAAACGCCAAGCTTACTGCGATAAAAATGTTACTATGCTGTCCATTGACTGTATTTCAATCTTCTGCCcgataaaatgaaattatgataaattcCCCTCTGTAATTGATCCCGATGAATGGACAACGATAATCCTGGGTGCATTGAAACGGACACCGTAGTCGGATTATTTATAgattagcttttttgtgaaattttaataccggaggttttcaatttttcacccTCCGTCTTTTGGACTAGAAGCTAGAAAGTCTtcctgtgtgtgtgtttgtactaAAGAAgggaacggggggggggggagattcAGTTCTGTACTCTCTCGTGGGAAATGTGCCGAAATGTTCCTATATGCGGGTATTTACGCGTGCAGAGTCTCGCAAACGCGCGCGTCGACGGGCACTTTCGCGCGTTCGGACACGCTGATCACTTGACTTTTCCGAACGACGGTGCGGATACAGAGTGGCATTTTACAGCTCTGGCCTCAGCTGGCAGGCTGCCAAGATTTTCACCGATGAGAAAACTTGGAAGTTTAGGATAACTCGAGTCGAAAGTCACCTTAATTTTGTTTAGTTGCAGATTTCGGGGCTAGTTTGCTAATACGACAAACGTCTCCTCGGTATTGATGTTGATATGTTGCCTTGACGTTATCAATTTATTCTTGTGAAAAACATTCAACTGAaaagttacttttcattttcaattaaaatacagCGTACGGAAGACATTTCAGAGACTTGAACGGAATGTGAGAACTTGACCAGGGAGTCGTTATAGGTCTTTGTCATTGCACACATATCGGCTAAATGGAACCACGAAACTTGGTAGCTAAGTCCAAAGACAGACTAAAGGTATTCCTCGGAATTGCATAAATGCAACAATGACATGGATAACATCTGCGCTGATTAAAATGGTAGTATGTTTTTCGATATGCCTTGTAAATTCTTGCGCGGTTACTCTATAACCGTGATATTGTATTAAACACAGCCGGTCTCAATGTGGTGCATGGTGTTACTATGAAGACCAGTCGCCAATAGACGGGACGCATCGATTCTTTCGTTCGTGTAGCCAGGGTTTCTCTATAGGTGGGCATTTGTATGTCAGGGTGTATTTTTGTGAGTGCTTTATTGTACTCGTTTCGGTGTTTCTCTGAGTGTTGTGTTGTTGGTTAGGACCTATACACCTACAACAACCAGCACCGCCCTCTCATGTCGAAAGAAAGTTCGATGGGCGGAAAGTATATTTTTCAACGTCACCGACAACAACACTTAGTGACAACGCCATCACATTTCAACCAATCGTAAGTCTGTTTTGTCAGTTTGGCACAGGGCATTAAGACCTTTTTTCGCTTCTGAAACAAAGTTAAGTCACTAAAAATCCCGATGATTCTTGTATAATCGttctttttaaagttatttCATGACACTCTTGCCTCGATACAATATATCGTACTGTGGGATGGTGCACAGTAAAAATATTTGCGTTAACAGTCGACAAACactggagaaaataaaaaaaagtgtaAACACACATACCTTCGTAGCCATCTTTGTCAATACTGTGCGGTGAAATACTTTCATTTTGGGGACTACTTGACTCGCGTGACCTCTTGACACCACGGAAATACTGACTCCATCTCTGGCGGTTTGCATCTTTTTTCAGTCTTTTCTCCTTCGCCCGACGATTTTGAAACCACACCTGCGTGATGCGACGGAGTAAAAGGCACTTTGAGAAATGGTATcaagatgtatgtatgtatgtatgtatgtatgtatgtatgtatgtatgtatgtatgtatgtgtgtgtatctatctatctgtctatctatgtaTCCATGTATGTACTTACGTACACtactgtaggcctactgtagaTTGTGATATCAACTCTCCAACTTAGTATACATGAAGTCAATATTAACATCGTTTATCGTTCTGTTTCAGTGATTACATCATGACTTCGAGCGAGTTTTGCGATTGGAAACGGTGACTAGATTGACAGCACTGCCATTGCGTTATCTCCAGCTCAACATCAcctgaaatatttctttttttcacttACGGCACTTTCAAACCACGTGGTCGCACTTCCTTGGACTAATCAATGCTCAGCAATCAGTGTTTCAATTTTGTACGAAGCCTACAGGGGCGTTATTGGCGGAGCAGAACGGGCCAATGTCCCGTTATGGCGAAGTTATACCACACTGCCAAGTGTCTGTGAGACCATGGGATTTCAATAAGATTCAGCTAAGAGATCCACATCACTCGAGTAAATAACCCTCGCGTTAGATGCACTCGTCTGAGATATATTTACTATCACAGCTACGCCAGCTTTCAAAACTAACGACCGCTGGTGGCTACCACTCAGCGCAACTGCAGCGACCTTGCCCGCCGAAGCTGGCAACAATATTCGATATACAAAATAAAGCTCTTGAGCAAACGCAATATTTAGTGGACTCTAATTATCAAAAGCAATTACGGTAACTTTTCGAGTAGCCTGCAAAATAGTAATGCAATTATGTCACAGCTAAGCTAAGTCGGACGTCTGTCAAAAATAAAACTCAAACGGGCATTTTCACAATGTTAAGCGATCGACCCACCCAACGCAATAACAACTCACCTGTACAACCCTCATATCCAAGCCGGTTTCGCTCGACAGCTGTTCTCTGACATGTCTCGCTGGCTTTGGACTGTTGGTGTATGCTGTTTTTAAAGTTTCTAGTTGTTTAGCGCTAATTGTTGTTCTCGGCCGTTTGTTTGACGCGTCCATCTCTATATCTGTAAACGAAAAAAAGGCAAacataatattttaatatcttTATCTATCCatatgtctgtcagtctgtctgtctgtctgtctgtctgtctgtctgatggTCTGTGTATTTTTATACgttgtaattttcatgatgCCTGTCGCTCAAGTACGGTCACACAGCACCGAGCATTCCAAAACTGACAGGTGGAACTAAAAAACCAACAATCTATCATTGTTTTTGCAAGATCAAAACAACCAGTTGCCAGTATGAATTAAAACAGCGTGCGAGTTGGTTAACCTCCGCCGCGCACAATAGATAGGTTATAtcaaaaaagttttaaaaagtgtACAAAAGTTACGTTATCATGACCGCAATGAAAAGTGCAGACGAAACTAAAAGACTTTAAGAAGTTAAAACCCGCCTACCACTGGAATCCGGATGTTGCGTCATGGACGACGGGGCTATGACGTCACACTTACCCCTGGCTTTCGCCGCCTCGTAGTCGTTTTTGCAGACTAGTTTATTGTCGTTCATGAGGTAGAATTCGTCGCCTGTGGCTAGTTGTCGATTGCACATCACACACGCAAAGCACTGTAGGTGGTACACATTGTCCTGGGCCCGTCGCACCACTTGCGTTGGGGGTATCCCTTGCTCACACGCCGAACACTTTGTACCGAATCGTCTGCAAAGAAAAATATACATcaatatcattttaaaaattcaacattttttctttaataaaCACAATACAGCTaatatagacagatagacagacaagcATATAGGCAGAGAGACATACagggatagagagagagagacagacagagacagagagagacagacagagagagacagacggGAGAGCCCGGAGACAGATGCAAAGTCATGGGAAAGGCAGCAAAGAGACAGACATATAGACAGAGAAAGGCGAGAGAGGTTAAAGGGGGTGATTGAAAGGCTTAAAAGACAAAGACGTTTTGAAAGAGGACAGCGAAACTGAGCGAACAAAGAAGAACAACACAAACATGTTCATATAAGACGCTTAAATGTCAATCGAAGTCACAAGAACTTAGCTCCAGATTACACGCAACGTTTTTCTGGACCTTTAGTTGTTTACGGGTCGTGTGCATACTCTGTCATGCAGATAGCAATAATGGCccgtgaaaattaaaaatttacagagaGTGGAAAACGATTTGGCATCAAGCAAATCCCTTGCCCTCGGAGTGCACCGAAGATCCCCGGGCAAATCCCGGGGACTATCGAAGATAATGTCGCAAGTAGAGATAGCAAAGCCCAACAGCTTTTGGTTAATGTTTCGCTACAAAAGAGCCCCCGGTGCCCGAGTTCGAAAACCTGGCGTTTGAGATCCGACGATTGTGACTAATGGCTCGCAGTGCGGAGGAACGCTTCAAACGCCGGAGGTTTTTTGAGCAAGATTTGTTCGCgtttacagagagagagagagagagagagagagagagagagagagagagagagagagagagagagatctgcCATTGCATATATATGCGGGCCATCAGAGCGATTTCAAACGTCACGTAAATGCTTAAACTGTGCCCGGTTTCACCATTTACACTAATCCTTAAATGTGCGTTCTCTCATCAAAACTGATATCCTTGGCAGTCGATGAGCAGGCAGATCAGTAAATTGTAAAACCAGCTCTTATCGTCTAGAAAAATTCCCCTCTTTCCATGACATGCCGGAACATCATTCACCGGTGCCTTAAGTACGTTACATCAAGAgagcaaatattttattgtaatcTGTAATTGTGACGACAAAACGAATGAGCGACAATTGTTATCAATAACGAGAGAGACATCGGCATTGGGCGATAGATTGTAATGTTTTACTAGCCaacggcagaacaaattaaagaaaaaattgtgaatatcACGCTTTTCAAGAATTGCAACGACACAGAGGCGTGTAATCTTAGATGCACAAACGAAAGGGGGAAAAAGTGAGACAGCTAAGCACTGCCCTCGTGGTGATTACTGCGAAGCCGATCGTAATGCATACTGGGTATCCCTTACTGACCCTAAGATTACGATGAACAGATTAAAGCAAATCGGAACAAATAATACGGCATTAAGAGGATATTTCGCGGCAATTATCCCCCGGTTTGAGGATGAAGGGGATCCTGTAGCCACGAGAGTTCCGAAATGGAGTCTTGAAATGCATCTGCTTACCGGGCAAAGGTATCGAATTCTGGGCTAAGTATATTTGTGGATATGATCAGTGGTCGTTGAGACGCGCGTCGCACAAACTTTCAGCGTTCCTCATCGCCGCGAACTTATTATCTGTTGCTAGAGCTGGTGAGTGCAAAAGAAAATGAGTTCTGCTGAGTGTTTTAATGGATTTTAGAAGGGTTTAACTGCATTTCACGTCATGGGAGGGGCAGAATTTCACTGAAGCTTGGAAATTCGCCAAAATGCGACACGATCTGATGAACAGTCACTTAAAATCGGCAGCACATGCACCGCCACTATTTTTAATTATCGCCAGTCATGTAACAATTAAGACAATGAGGCAAACCTAAATTGTATAATCCTTCTTttcaaatacattttcacaGCATATCACAAATCAAATTTGATATCGTAAACTGCGCCTTAATTTTCAACTGTTAACAATCAGAACCAGTTAAAAAAACGTGTCTAAATTTTAAACTGTTAACAATTAGAAACAGTTTAAAAAGCGCAAATTGCCGAACTTCGATTTTTCTCATATGTTGACATCGATAGATCGATTGATTAATCCTCTTGATTTTAATAGCAACGTGATACGCTTATACTTTAAAactgttttttctttcaaaattattaCTGTCATCAAAATGCTTCAGTAAAACTAGCATATGGTTTTGGAAAACATTCTGCCGTGGTTAATCATTCGATCGACAAATAAGATATTTGACTTTGCGTACGAAGACTTCTAGAGTTCGCGCGTAACCCGGCTTTAAGTTCAAAATGAACTTCAATTCTTTGCGTTACATCGTTTGTACAGCGACGATCCAATGAGTTAGGCAGAGGTAAAGCGGATCATTTTGAATACTCTCTCGAATTCTGTTTATCTGTTGCCGATGATGCAAAACTTTTTTTTAGCGCAGAGTTTCTGGGTTTTAAATCTAGTAATCGTATCAGTTCACATGACCCACATCGCGCTCCCATGATAGCTCGCCAATTCCGCGCAAAATAATAGAAATATAAACGTCACAAAAGCATTTTAGAAAAAGTCAATGGATCCGTATGAACCTCTTCAGGTTTTCGTTGTGAAAATTCCGACCATCCGACTGTATTGTTTTACTTTTATCAGGTATTTATCGCAAACCCCGAATTCTGCATATGTCAGTGGCgagtttttta contains the following coding sequences:
- the LOC139114154 gene encoding LIM/homeobox protein Lhx3-like isoform X4, whose amino-acid sequence is MSAPPRNQLGSATPEMLYTLLAQNKALEDKKRKYGKFKTKAQIPKCAGCEHPILDRFILKVQDRAWHSKCLKCKDCQSQLSDKCYSRGGNVYCKDDFFKRFGTKCSACEQGIPPTQVVRRAQDNVYHLQCFACVMCNRQLATGDEFYLMNDNKLVCKNDYEAAKARDIEMDASNKRPRTTISAKQLETLKTAYTNSPKPARHVREQLSSETGLDMRVVQVWFQNRRAKEKRLKKDANRQRWSQYFRGVKRSRESSSPQNESISPHSIDKDGYEDEMSISANNNNSTLYDSGLEQEPSPLSHMHNGSTYVENRYMQSEDGYPMSHSPNMPGNPPRIVPGMVFADGPGGMPGMISTSSQGVGEAMRVVAGSDIPNGAPHQGYAEFPHSPSWLDQPQY
- the LOC139114154 gene encoding LIM/homeobox protein Lhx3-like isoform X5 — its product is MAGYKKRKYGKFKTKAQIPKCAGCEHPILDRFILKVQDRAWHSKCLKCKDCQSQLSDKCYSRGGNVYCKDDFFKRFGTKCSACEQGIPPTQVVRRAQDNVYHLQCFACVMCNRQLATGDEFYLMNDNKLVCKNDYEAAKARGKCDVIAPSSMTQHPDSSDIEMDASNKRPRTTISAKQLETLKTAYTNSPKPARHVREQLSSETGLDMRVVQVWFQNRRAKEKRLKKDANRQRWSQYFRGVKRSRESSSPQNESISPHSIDKDGYEDEMSISANNNNSTLYDSGLEQEPSPLSHMHNGSTYVENRYMQSEDGYPMSHSPNMPGNPPRIVPGMVFADGPGGMPGMISTSSQGVGEAMRVVAGSDIPNGAPHQGYAEFPHSPSWLDQPQY
- the LOC139114154 gene encoding LIM/homeobox protein Lhx3-like isoform X3 gives rise to the protein MNTLIFPVTAMESTTLNVASRNQITQIPKCAGCEHPILDRFILKVQDRAWHSKCLKCKDCQSQLSDKCYSRGGNVYCKDDFFKRFGTKCSACEQGIPPTQVVRRAQDNVYHLQCFACVMCNRQLATGDEFYLMNDNKLVCKNDYEAAKARGKCDVIAPSSMTQHPDSSDIEMDASNKRPRTTISAKQLETLKTAYTNSPKPARHVREQLSSETGLDMRVVQVWFQNRRAKEKRLKKDANRQRWSQYFRGVKRSRESSSPQNESISPHSIDKDGYEDEMSISANNNNSTLYDSGLEQEPSPLSHMHNGSTYVENRYMQSEDGYPMSHSPNMPGNPPRIVPGMVFADGPGGMPGMISTSSQGVGEAMRVVAGSDIPNGAPHQGYAEFPHSPSWLDQPQY
- the LOC139114154 gene encoding LIM/homeobox protein Lhx3-like isoform X1, coding for MNTLIFPVTAMESTTLNVASRNQISTCKSTSQIPKCAGCEHPILDRFILKVQDRAWHSKCLKCKDCQSQLSDKCYSRGGNVYCKDDFFKRFGTKCSACEQGIPPTQVVRRAQDNVYHLQCFACVMCNRQLATGDEFYLMNDNKLVCKNDYEAAKARGKCDVIAPSSMTQHPDSSDIEMDASNKRPRTTISAKQLETLKTAYTNSPKPARHVREQLSSETGLDMRVVQVWFQNRRAKEKRLKKDANRQRWSQYFRGVKRSRESSSPQNESISPHSIDKDGYEDEMSISANNNNSTLYDSGLEQEPSPLSHMHNGSTYVENRYMQSEDGYPMSHSPNMPGNPPRIVPGMVFADGPGGMPGMISTSSQGVGEAMRVVAGSDIPNGAPHQGYAEFPHSPSWLDQPQY
- the LOC139114154 gene encoding LIM/homeobox protein Lhx3-like isoform X6 → MSAPPRNQLGSATPEMLYTLLAQNKALEDKKRKYGKFKTKAQIPKCAGCEHPILDRFILKVQDRAWHSKCLKCKDCQSQLSDKCYSRGGNVYCKDDFFKRFGTKCSACEQGIPPTQVVRRAQDNVYHLQCFACVMCNRQLATGDEFYLMNDNKLVCKNDYEAAKARGKCDVIAPSSMTQHPDSSDIEMDASNKRPRTTISAKQLETLKTAYTNSPKPARHVREQLSSETGLDMRVVQVWFQNRRAKEKRLKKDANRQRWSQYFRGVKRSRESSSPQNESISPHSIDKDGYEDEMSISANNNNSTLYDSGLEQEPSPLSHMHNGSTYVENRYMQSEDGYPMSHSPNMPGNPPRIVPGMVFADGPGGMPGMISTSSQGVGEAMRVVAGSDIPNGAPHQGYAEFPHSPSWLDQPQY
- the LOC139114154 gene encoding LIM/homeobox protein Lhx3-like isoform X2, which encodes MSAPPRNQLGSATPEMLYTLLAQNKALEAQIPKCAGCEHPILDRFILKVQDRAWHSKCLKCKDCQSQLSDKCYSRGGNVYCKDDFFKRFGTKCSACEQGIPPTQVVRRAQDNVYHLQCFACVMCNRQLATGDEFYLMNDNKLVCKNDYEAAKARGKCDVIAPSSMTQHPDSSDIEMDASNKRPRTTISAKQLETLKTAYTNSPKPARHVREQLSSETGLDMRVVQVWFQNRRAKEKRLKKDANRQRWSQYFRGVKRSRESSSPQNESISPHSIDKDGYEDEMSISANNNNSTLYDSGLEQEPSPLSHMHNGSTYVENRYMQSEDGYPMSHSPNMPGNPPRIVPGMVFADGPGGMPGMISTSSQGVGEAMRVVAGSDIPNGAPHQGYAEFPHSPSWLDQPQY